Proteins found in one Alteromonas macleodii genomic segment:
- a CDS encoding glucosaminidase domain-containing protein: protein MHKRETFKIVLITLGVLAVIVINAIIFTKDEPDILDIPQTVEAKKPVPDFSVYSDVKEKKEAFFNYLRPEVEKQNAYLLTLRHYVQTLYRKALVNESLSEDDMARLEWLEEEYRVKSTQPLKTKLLALLQKIDVLPEELVLVQAANESAWGTSRFARKGYNFFGLWCFSKGCGFVPNRRNAGASHEVAKFDSLSRATYTYMRNLNRHDAYADLREIRSRLRANQLPITGVALAEGLMNYSERGAAYVEELQTMILFNEEFLSE, encoded by the coding sequence ATGCATAAACGAGAAACCTTTAAAATTGTCCTTATAACGCTAGGCGTTTTGGCGGTCATTGTCATTAACGCCATTATTTTTACTAAGGACGAGCCAGATATTTTAGACATACCGCAAACGGTAGAAGCGAAAAAACCGGTGCCTGACTTCTCAGTTTATAGTGACGTAAAAGAAAAAAAAGAGGCTTTTTTTAATTATCTACGGCCCGAGGTAGAGAAGCAAAATGCCTACTTACTTACCTTAAGACATTATGTACAAACCTTGTATAGGAAGGCGTTAGTCAACGAATCGCTTTCAGAAGATGACATGGCTAGGCTTGAATGGCTTGAAGAAGAGTATCGGGTAAAGTCTACACAGCCCTTAAAAACCAAACTATTGGCCTTACTGCAGAAAATTGATGTTTTACCTGAAGAGCTGGTACTTGTTCAGGCTGCGAATGAATCTGCATGGGGAACAAGCCGGTTTGCAAGAAAGGGCTACAACTTTTTCGGTTTGTGGTGTTTTTCAAAAGGGTGCGGTTTCGTCCCAAATCGCCGAAATGCCGGCGCCTCACACGAAGTGGCTAAGTTTGATAGCCTGTCTCGCGCTACGTACACCTATATGCGTAACCTCAACAGACACGATGCCTATGCTGATTTACGAGAGATACGCAGCCGACTGAGAGCTAATCAATTACCCATTACTGGTGTTGCATTGGCTGAAGGGCTAATGAATTATTCCGAGCGAGGAGCCGCTTATGTTGAAGAGCTTCAAACAATGATCCTATTTAACGAGGAGTTTTTATCCGAATGA
- the uspE gene encoding universal stress protein UspE, translating to MIECKRILAVVDAERDNQPALSRAYELASKTGATVTAMMVVYDLSYDMTTMLSPDERESMRDAVTKEHAKWLSAQLKEQGFSETDIVVEWNNRAYESIIYYALNNQIDLVVKATKKHDDLASVIFTPTDWHLMRKCPRPVLLVKEHDWPEGGEIIAAVNVGSEDDEHAALNDKLTLIANDYASLLKGNVNLVNSYPSTPLNIAIEVPEFDPDTYHDAVKNHHMKEMRSHALKYGIPDNKCVVKEGLPEKVIPQVAKTLDAELVVIGTVGRVGISAALIGNTAEHVIDELNCDVLAIKPDGFESPITV from the coding sequence ATGATTGAGTGTAAACGAATTCTTGCCGTGGTGGACGCGGAACGCGACAACCAGCCTGCCCTAAGCCGTGCCTATGAACTTGCATCAAAAACCGGCGCCACGGTTACCGCTATGATGGTGGTATATGATTTGTCTTACGATATGACAACCATGCTTAGCCCCGACGAACGTGAATCAATGCGCGATGCCGTTACAAAAGAACACGCCAAATGGCTATCTGCCCAGCTAAAAGAACAAGGCTTTTCAGAGACCGATATTGTGGTTGAGTGGAACAACCGTGCTTATGAGTCGATTATTTATTACGCCCTTAATAACCAAATCGACTTAGTAGTAAAAGCTACTAAAAAACATGACGACCTTGCCTCAGTGATCTTTACACCTACGGACTGGCACTTAATGCGCAAATGCCCTCGCCCTGTTCTACTCGTGAAAGAACATGATTGGCCAGAAGGCGGTGAAATCATTGCTGCAGTGAACGTAGGGAGCGAAGATGATGAACACGCTGCACTAAACGACAAGCTTACATTAATCGCGAATGACTATGCGTCTTTGCTGAAAGGTAACGTTAATTTAGTCAACAGCTACCCTTCAACACCACTCAACATTGCCATCGAAGTGCCGGAGTTTGACCCAGACACGTATCACGATGCGGTAAAAAACCATCATATGAAGGAAATGCGTAGTCACGCACTCAAATACGGTATACCAGATAATAAATGTGTGGTGAAAGAAGGCTTACCTGAAAAAGTTATCCCACAAGTAGCAAAAACACTCGATGCAGAGTTAGTTGTAATAGGCACAGTGGGACGGGTGGGTATTTCAGCAGCGCTTATTGGCAATACTGCCGAACACGTTATCGATGAACTGAATTGTGACGTATTAGCAATTAAGCCTGATGGATTTGAATCACCGATAACCGTGTAG
- a CDS encoding patatin-like phospholipase family protein, whose product MKIGLALGAGAARGWTHIGIIEALEKLGVKIDVVAGCSIGAYVGAAYASGKLEGLKEWACSLSDWQVLALMGVGLRRGGIASGQKVFDKLASEFCVSSYEEMLKPFATVATDLYTGREVVFNSGPIGDTIQASCAIPALFTPVAHGDRWLVDGAVVNPVPVNLCRQLGADFVIAVNLNADFRPLRLEKLRQDHEENQRKTEDFFTKSQNVLRQWFSPDSKDDKASEENEEQLQVNASDDVKTEESIATDVIEKVEEEFTEVPAKVNKRNPPGIMSVMSSSLEILQARVTRSRLAGDPPDILIEPQLTDVGIMEFHRAEELCAKGEETIARVAEQIRYQLLT is encoded by the coding sequence ATGAAAATTGGACTTGCGTTAGGTGCCGGTGCCGCAAGGGGCTGGACTCACATTGGTATAATTGAAGCGTTGGAAAAGCTTGGCGTTAAAATTGACGTTGTAGCTGGTTGCTCGATCGGTGCTTATGTTGGCGCTGCCTACGCAAGTGGCAAGTTAGAAGGTTTAAAAGAATGGGCCTGTTCGCTTAGCGACTGGCAGGTGCTCGCGCTTATGGGTGTAGGGCTCAGGCGAGGCGGCATTGCTAGCGGACAAAAAGTTTTTGACAAGCTTGCTAGCGAGTTTTGTGTTTCCTCGTATGAAGAAATGCTTAAGCCCTTTGCAACAGTGGCGACTGACCTATATACAGGACGTGAAGTGGTATTTAATTCAGGTCCTATTGGCGACACCATTCAAGCATCTTGCGCTATTCCGGCACTTTTTACGCCCGTGGCACATGGTGATCGCTGGTTAGTAGATGGCGCAGTTGTTAACCCTGTACCGGTTAACCTGTGTCGACAGTTAGGCGCAGACTTTGTAATTGCAGTTAATCTTAACGCCGATTTTCGCCCGCTTCGATTAGAAAAGTTAAGGCAAGATCACGAAGAAAACCAACGTAAAACCGAAGACTTTTTTACTAAAAGCCAAAACGTATTGCGTCAATGGTTTTCGCCAGACAGTAAAGATGACAAAGCATCAGAGGAAAATGAAGAGCAGCTTCAGGTTAATGCTTCTGATGATGTGAAGACTGAAGAAAGTATCGCGACCGATGTTATTGAAAAAGTCGAAGAAGAATTTACCGAAGTTCCTGCAAAGGTGAATAAGCGAAACCCACCAGGAATTATGAGCGTAATGAGTAGCTCACTTGAGATACTTCAAGCCCGCGTTACCCGTTCACGTTTAGCCGGCGATCCGCCAGATATACTTATCGAACCTCAGCTTACTGATGTGGGTATTATGGAGTTTCATAGGGCGGAAGAACTGTGCGCAAAGGGCGAAGAAACCATCGCGCGGGTTGCTGAGCAAATTAGGTATCAGTTGCTAACCTGA
- a CDS encoding DUF2987 domain-containing protein has translation MIRAALFLASSLFVGFASTSVTAETIDVEYSRFYSHVKKLDNEDTQALQFAFGFVRVGEGRLCEVNGASIVTDKKTMPLEVTDEGRFTVPTEKALKLANALVRIDLNERANVCDMSVQLETKPEYLKQYYKKEELSFLYEQYEAFFNEMGSFLSFMMPSVKGLMIQFEDKNLDFVTPQGVQINNGVLHLEQEWINEAKGLTLPQAPLRVTAMASS, from the coding sequence ATGATACGCGCTGCATTATTTCTTGCTTCATCTCTGTTTGTCGGTTTTGCTAGTACATCCGTAACGGCTGAAACGATAGATGTAGAGTACAGCCGTTTCTACAGCCATGTTAAAAAGCTAGATAACGAAGATACCCAAGCGCTTCAGTTTGCGTTTGGTTTTGTCCGAGTAGGTGAAGGGCGTTTATGCGAGGTTAACGGTGCATCTATCGTTACCGATAAAAAAACAATGCCATTAGAAGTTACAGATGAAGGACGTTTTACCGTACCCACTGAAAAAGCACTGAAATTGGCTAATGCACTGGTACGTATTGATTTAAACGAACGTGCGAACGTTTGTGATATGTCGGTGCAGCTTGAAACCAAGCCAGAATACCTTAAACAGTATTACAAAAAAGAAGAACTCAGTTTCTTGTATGAACAGTATGAAGCCTTTTTCAATGAAATGGGGAGCTTTTTGTCTTTTATGATGCCGTCGGTGAAGGGCTTAATGATTCAGTTCGAAGATAAAAATTTAGATTTCGTCACGCCGCAGGGTGTACAAATTAACAATGGTGTTTTGCATTTAGAGCAAGAGTGGATAAATGAGGCGAAAGGCTTAACGCTGCCTCAAGCGCCGCTGCGTGTAACAGCTATGGCGTCTAGTTAA
- the ttcA gene encoding tRNA 2-thiocytidine(32) synthetase TtcA, translated as MSLGTSSADAPTLNAAQSKQKYNFNKLQKRLRRNVGKAIGDFGMIENNDKVMVCLSGGKDSYTMLDILLFLRKIAPIHFDIIAVNLDQKQPGFPEHILPEYLDSIGVDYKIVEEDTYSIVKDKIPEGKTTCSLCSRLRRGILYRTAKELGATKIALGHHRDDMLETFFLNMFHGGKLKSMPPKLVSDNGEHIVIRPLAYCSEKDILKYSQAAEFPIIPCNLCGSQENLQRQNIKAMLQDWNRRFPGRIESMFRALQNVAPSHLVDSNLYDFKSIATQDGPVADGDIGFDEPSFTTENSADLNDEDNAIEVVNIMEPK; from the coding sequence ATGAGTTTAGGCACAAGCAGTGCTGACGCGCCGACGTTAAACGCCGCGCAAAGTAAGCAAAAGTACAACTTCAACAAACTTCAAAAACGACTTCGTCGCAACGTGGGTAAGGCCATTGGCGATTTCGGTATGATTGAAAACAACGACAAGGTCATGGTGTGTTTATCTGGCGGTAAAGACAGCTATACCATGCTTGATATTCTATTGTTTTTAAGGAAGATTGCGCCTATTCATTTTGATATTATTGCGGTAAATCTTGACCAAAAGCAACCTGGTTTTCCCGAACATATCTTACCCGAGTACTTAGACAGCATTGGCGTTGACTACAAGATTGTAGAAGAAGACACCTACTCTATTGTTAAAGACAAAATTCCTGAAGGGAAAACGACCTGTTCGCTTTGTTCTCGTTTGCGTCGTGGTATTTTGTACCGTACAGCGAAAGAGTTAGGCGCGACTAAAATTGCATTAGGTCACCATCGTGACGACATGCTAGAAACTTTCTTCTTAAATATGTTTCATGGTGGTAAGCTAAAATCTATGCCACCAAAACTGGTTAGTGATAACGGCGAACATATTGTTATTCGTCCACTAGCTTACTGTAGCGAAAAGGACATTTTGAAATATTCACAAGCCGCTGAGTTCCCAATAATTCCGTGTAACCTTTGTGGTTCACAGGAAAATCTACAGCGTCAGAATATCAAAGCAATGCTTCAAGACTGGAACCGCCGTTTCCCAGGTCGTATTGAATCAATGTTCCGCGCGCTTCAAAACGTGGCCCCTTCACACCTTGTAGACAGTAACCTTTATGACTTTAAGTCTATTGCCACCCAAGACGGCCCCGTTGCAGATGGTGATATCGGATTTGATGAACCTTCTTTTACTACAGAAAATAGTGCAGATCTTAACGATGAAGATAACGCTATCGAGGTAGTAAATATTATGGAACCAAAGTAA